The Silurus meridionalis isolate SWU-2019-XX chromosome 26, ASM1480568v1, whole genome shotgun sequence region taaaacacacaacGGTGACTGGGTATCAGCCTCATCTGGAGTTCATCTGACTgttacaggtaacacacacactttcaggatTGTCAATGATGTCTCGATCGCCACTGTTCTTCTAAGAGCATCTTCTAAGAGAATCACTAATCTGAGAGAGTCAGACGCTCAAACATACACATTCAGATTCCACACTGACCACAGCGAATAGACTCTCTGTCTGCTGCCTGAGAAACATTAAGTTAACTACAAGAATGtaatacatcttttttttaaatggcaacAAAACCATGTTCATTGTTTGCAGATCTGAAGGTTCAAGTACCAGACCAGTACCAGTGGCGCAAGACACTGTCCTGCATCACCACCTGCGCTCTGTCTAACAACCCTACTTACATCTGGTACAAGAACAAACAGCGTGTTTACAATGAGTATAGCAAAGATCTGTATCGCTATGGCAGTAAGGATGCAGGCAGCTACTCCTGTGCGGTAAGAGGACATGAGGATCTTCGCTCTCCTGCTGTGTGTAAGAactcactttacaccacactcACTCTGTCATCATCACACTGCCTGCTTGTgttacactacaatacactcaCATGCAGCGATTCATTACTGAGTGATGCTTTAgggtttttaaatatttgttaatgTTCTGTTcccaaaaatgttttctttttgtttcaggTGTTTTTGGTGTGAATTGTTGGAGTGTGACTTACTCTAGCCTGAAGATCTGCTCTCTGATTGGCTCTTCAGTGGACATCTACAGTTATTACACCTTCCCTGATAATCACGATGTCAGAAATTCTTTCTGGTTTATTAAACAGCACATTTATGGTGAGCCCATGGATTTAAGAGAGAATGAGGCGTATCAGGGAAGAGTGCAGTACACACAAAGCTCCCAGAATAAATGTAGTATGAGAATCACCAATCTGAGAGAGACAGACGCTCAAACATATCGATTCAGATTGGACACCGTCTGGGACAAGTTAATCGGCGAACCTGGAGTCCTTCTGTCGGTTACAGGTAACGTCACACACGTTCACTTGTGTGAATTAACATCGATGTATCGATGAAAATAGAAGTAATCCATACGTATTACTTTCAGATCTGAAGGTTATAGTGTCAGACTGGAGTGATCAGAACATACAGCCTGAGAAACATTAAGTTAACTATAAGAatgtaatacataaaaaaacaaccaacaaaaccatgtttttgtttgcagaTCTGAAGGTTAAAGTCTCTGTCTGGTCCAGCTGGAGCGGGACACTGTCCTGCATCACCACCTGCGCTCTGTCTAACAACCCTACTTACATCTGGTACAAGAACGGACAGAAAGTTTTCTATCAGGATGAAAAAGATCTGCATCGCTATAGCAGTAAGGATGCAGGAAGCTACTCCTGTGCTGTAAAGGGACATGAGTATCGTCGCTCTCCTCCTGTCTGTAAGAactcactttacaccacacactctgTCATCATCACACTGCCAGCTTTTgttacactacaatacactcaCATGCAGCAATTCATAACTGAGTGATGCTTtagggttttaaaaaaatttgttagAGTTCTGTTTATAAAATCATTTCTTTGTGTTTCAGGTGTTTTTGGTGTGAATTGTTGGAGTGTGACTTACTCTAGCCAGGAGGTCTGCTCTCTGATTGGCTCTTCAGTGGACATCCACAGTTATTACACCTTCCCTGATAATCATGATGTCAGAGAATCTTTTTGGTTTATTAAACAGAAGACTGTGGATATGACAGAGGATGACGAGTATCAGGGCCGAGTGCAGTACACACACAGCTCCCAGAATAACTGTAGTCTGAGAATCACCAACCTGAGAGAGTCAGAT contains the following coding sequences:
- the LOC124379963 gene encoding uncharacterized protein LOC124379963: MLSRKRLFLGAAILLLLAGVQAQRSATISSQSLCVISGSTVKIPCSFTEPYGFGVTLKEWYRLFGQELRVLNWDPRYAGRVSVSPWEFSCELTMTDVSVNDSGFYNLRYKTHNGDWVSASSGVHLTVTDLKVQVPDQYQWRKTLSCITTCALSNNPTYIWYKNKQRVYNEYSKDLYRYGSKDAGSYSCAVRGHEDLRSPAVCVFGVNCWSVTYSSLKICSLIGSSVDIYSYYTFPDNHDVRNSFWFIKQHIYGEPMDLRENEAYQGRVQYTQSSQNKCSMRITNLRETDAQTYRFRLDTVWDKLIGEPGVLLSVTDLKVKVSVWSSWSGTLSCITTCALSNNPTYIWYKNGQKVFYQDEKDLHRYSSKDAGSYSCAVKGHEYRRSPPVCVFGVNCWSVTYSSQEVCSLIGSSVDIHSYYTFPDNHDVRESFWFIKQKTVDMTEDDEYQGRVQYTHSSQNNCSLRITNLRESDAQTYRFRFDTNNGDYSGEPGVSLSVTGLKITVSNWYSWSKKLNCVTSCTLSNNPIYIWYKNGQPVTNEYSNELDLFDNTDEDSYSCSIRGHEELRSPAVYSPKNTNAVVLSGETLEGGSVTLSCSSDANPC